ATCCAGTCGTCGGAACCGAAAAGAGAGTTAGAATTCTATAAAGAAGTGTTCGGATGGAAATTTGTCAGGGAAGAACTTGTTCCGATCGAGTATAGAATCGAAACCGACGGCATCAATGGAGGACTCTTAAAAAGGCCGGCAAAGGTGCCTCCAACGGAACATGGTACGAATGCGTTTGTTTGTTCTGTTCAAGTCGACAACTTTGACAAAACAAGCGACTTGATATTGAAAAATGGC
This sequence is a window from Candidatus Acidiferrales bacterium. Protein-coding genes within it:
- a CDS encoding VOC family protein — encoded protein: MNEVGYFEIQSSEPKRELEFYKEVFGWKFVREELVPIEYRIETDGINGGLLKRPAKVPPTEHGTNAFVCSVQVDNFDKTSDLILKNGGQVALPKFAVPGRCWQGYFLDQDNNTFGVFEVDEHAK